One part of the Polyangiaceae bacterium genome encodes these proteins:
- a CDS encoding mechanosensitive ion channel family protein → MNEAVAFFNRHSEVILRIIYAVVIVAVGLVIARVSAGMVARSMHRRGHPRAVTLAPILKTLTFVLLAGVAIVTGLDKVGVPIGTVLAGAGVLGLAVGFGAQTLVKDCLSGFFLILDGVLAQGDLVEIDGSRGTVESVGLRMTQVRSFDGRLFYVPNGEIKTVANYNRGWARAIVEVGVSYEQDVARGLRVLEQVGGEWAEEHSDLVLEPPEAQGVLGLNASDVGVRLLCKIQNEGGGKVFEVERDLRRRVKAAFDDAGVEIPFPRTVVYHRADDAENDASAEAAE, encoded by the coding sequence ATGAACGAAGCGGTCGCATTCTTCAATCGCCATAGCGAGGTGATCTTGAGGATCATCTACGCTGTCGTGATTGTCGCTGTAGGTTTGGTGATCGCGCGGGTTTCCGCGGGGATGGTCGCTCGGAGCATGCATCGACGAGGTCATCCGCGCGCGGTCACGCTGGCGCCAATTCTCAAGACGCTCACCTTCGTCTTGCTCGCTGGGGTGGCTATCGTCACGGGGCTCGACAAGGTCGGTGTGCCGATCGGAACTGTGCTGGCTGGTGCGGGGGTACTCGGCTTGGCGGTTGGTTTCGGCGCCCAAACCCTGGTCAAGGACTGCTTGAGCGGCTTCTTCTTGATCCTCGATGGCGTGCTCGCTCAGGGGGACCTCGTCGAGATTGATGGCTCTCGCGGCACCGTTGAGTCGGTTGGGCTACGCATGACCCAGGTGCGAAGCTTCGACGGCAGACTGTTCTACGTCCCGAATGGGGAGATCAAGACGGTGGCAAACTACAATCGTGGCTGGGCGCGCGCCATCGTGGAGGTGGGCGTGAGCTACGAGCAAGACGTCGCGCGCGGGCTACGGGTGCTCGAACAGGTGGGGGGCGAGTGGGCAGAAGAGCACTCGGATCTCGTCCTCGAGCCGCCGGAGGCGCAAGGTGTGCTTGGCTTGAACGCTTCGGACGTAGGCGTGAGGTTGCTCTGCAAGATCCAGAACGAGGGTGGTGGCAAGGTGTTCGAAGTCGAACGCGATCTCAGGCGTCGGGTCAAAGCAGCGTTTGACGATGCTGGCGTGGAGATCCCGTTTCCCCGAACCGTCGTCTACCACCGCGCAGACGACGCGGAGAACGACGCGTCAGCCGAAGCTGCCGAGTAG
- a CDS encoding ferritin, producing the protein MSEYHEPVDELSSTARNYHRALTSLKEEIEAVDWYNQRVEACDDPELRRILEHNRDEEIEHAVMTLEWLRRNMPAWGEQLDEHLYKEGPIVVPHGPASAAKPTSPEEQRGPRSLGIGSLRAAKEAAVSG; encoded by the coding sequence GTGAGTGAATATCACGAACCCGTAGATGAACTTTCCAGTACCGCACGGAATTACCACCGAGCCCTAACGAGCCTAAAAGAGGAGATCGAGGCGGTGGATTGGTACAATCAGCGTGTCGAGGCTTGCGACGACCCCGAGCTGCGGCGCATCCTCGAACACAACCGCGACGAGGAGATCGAACACGCGGTGATGACCCTCGAGTGGTTGCGTCGGAATATGCCGGCGTGGGGTGAGCAGCTCGACGAACATCTCTACAAGGAAGGTCCCATCGTCGTGCCTCACGGCCCCGCTAGCGCCGCGAAGCCGACGTCCCCCGAAGAGCAGCGGGGCCCGCGCTCTCTGGGCATCGGCAGCCTGCGCGCCGCCAAAGAAGCCGCGGTCAGCGGCTGA
- a CDS encoding universal stress protein: protein MTQRKSSVGDRSSEVAAAPVELLSKEPSGSLTKVLIPIDLSDAAERAVRWVLKQPGKATKTLRVVLWREAGDGDAADLLRFLGRFGEQRHALIHGQVFTGDERQLCTMIRTEEIEKIVVGVGDDAESETGALAQSLARLCSCGVILVPRREPVRELVRIAPEGARASGE from the coding sequence ATGACGCAGCGAAAGTCCTCAGTAGGCGACCGATCGTCGGAAGTGGCGGCCGCGCCAGTGGAGTTGCTCTCGAAGGAGCCGTCGGGAAGTCTGACGAAGGTTCTGATCCCCATCGATCTCAGCGACGCTGCAGAGCGAGCCGTGCGCTGGGTGTTGAAACAACCGGGTAAGGCGACCAAGACGCTGCGGGTGGTGCTCTGGCGTGAGGCTGGCGACGGCGATGCCGCGGACTTGCTGCGCTTTCTCGGGCGCTTCGGGGAGCAGCGCCACGCCCTGATCCACGGTCAGGTCTTTACCGGCGACGAACGTCAGCTGTGCACCATGATCCGCACGGAAGAGATCGAGAAGATCGTGGTCGGTGTCGGCGACGACGCCGAGTCGGAGACTGGTGCACTGGCGCAAAGCCTGGCGCGCCTGTGCAGTTGCGGCGTCATCTTGGTGCCACGTCGCGAACCGGTTCGCGAACTAGTCCGCATCGCGCCCGAAGGCGCTCGCGCGTCAGGCGAGTAA
- a CDS encoding response regulator produces the protein MSEVGPLVLIADDDEDTRTLLRRALERRGFRVESVVDGQALVERIQFDPRPDVVVTDLDMPRLSGLDALPALLQQGIPAVVVSALHPKLNHDLILRKGAAAVLPKPLRPRLLFAELARLVSLSATG, from the coding sequence ATGAGCGAAGTAGGACCGCTAGTACTCATCGCTGACGACGACGAGGACACGCGGACACTCCTGCGACGCGCTCTTGAGCGTCGGGGGTTCCGCGTGGAAAGCGTGGTCGACGGCCAGGCGCTGGTTGAACGAATCCAGTTTGACCCGCGCCCGGACGTGGTGGTGACCGACCTTGACATGCCTCGCCTGAGTGGACTCGATGCCTTGCCTGCCCTTCTGCAGCAGGGGATCCCTGCAGTAGTCGTCTCAGCGCTTCATCCGAAGCTGAACCATGATCTAATCCTGCGGAAAGGCGCCGCCGCGGTGCTCCCGAAGCCGCTGCGTCCGCGGCTGCTGTTCGCCGAGCTCGCGCGATTGGTAAGCCTCTCCGCTACTGGCTGA
- a CDS encoding sigma-54-dependent Fis family transcriptional regulator, producing MLLDATTPNDEPDTNNSRDAIEEPQPASSVLNKEPVAPEPKQSDIQEIRKETRSAVLFVDDDVEMGKLVLKQLERAGFRAQTATNSEEAFAALNQHDFEVVVCDVQLGGESGLDLCRWVVENRPNTPVVVITAFGSMETAVGAIRAGAHDFISKPIDAELLAHAVRRAAQHSELHRELARLREGAGGAASLEGLIGQSEPMRELGEVINRVAGSEASVLITGESGTGKELVARAIHARSPRRHGPFVAINCAALPSNLLESELFGHVRGAFTDAKLSRDGLMREANGGTLFLDEVGEMSLEMQVKLLRALQERKVRPVGGTKELDFDTRIVAATNRDIETEVKQGRFREDLYYRINVIRLRPPPLRTRGNDILLLAEHVLRRVADRSGRQVTGFAPAVAARFLEYDWPGNVRELENVVERAVAMARFDKITVEDLPEKIKTFRSDQVVMGGENPEQMLTLDALEERYIRRVLKAVQGNKTQAAKILGLDRRTLYRKLDRYEARDKAAKSAESTQA from the coding sequence ATGCTGCTGGATGCCACAACGCCCAATGACGAACCGGACACCAATAACTCGCGTGATGCGATCGAAGAACCTCAGCCCGCATCGTCGGTCTTGAACAAGGAACCTGTTGCTCCTGAACCCAAGCAGAGCGACATTCAGGAAATCCGTAAGGAAACACGCAGCGCCGTGCTGTTCGTCGATGACGACGTCGAGATGGGCAAGCTCGTGCTCAAGCAACTCGAGCGAGCAGGCTTTCGAGCACAGACCGCGACCAACTCCGAGGAGGCCTTCGCCGCCCTGAACCAGCACGACTTCGAGGTGGTCGTGTGTGACGTTCAGCTGGGAGGGGAGAGCGGCCTCGACCTGTGTCGATGGGTCGTCGAGAACCGCCCCAACACTCCAGTGGTAGTCATCACCGCGTTTGGCAGCATGGAGACCGCAGTCGGTGCGATCCGCGCAGGCGCCCACGATTTCATCAGCAAGCCGATCGACGCTGAGCTGCTGGCCCACGCCGTGCGTCGCGCTGCTCAGCACTCGGAGCTTCATCGCGAGTTGGCTCGCCTGCGTGAGGGCGCTGGGGGCGCCGCGTCGCTCGAGGGTCTGATTGGTCAGAGCGAGCCGATGCGTGAGCTAGGTGAGGTGATCAATCGCGTAGCTGGCAGCGAAGCAAGCGTGCTGATCACGGGCGAGAGCGGCACCGGAAAGGAGCTTGTGGCGCGCGCAATTCACGCCCGCAGCCCTCGTCGGCACGGCCCCTTCGTCGCGATCAACTGCGCGGCGCTGCCGTCGAACTTGCTGGAGAGCGAACTCTTCGGCCACGTTCGAGGAGCGTTCACTGACGCGAAGCTCTCGCGCGACGGCCTGATGCGCGAAGCGAACGGCGGAACGCTCTTCCTCGATGAGGTGGGCGAGATGTCTCTCGAGATGCAGGTCAAGCTGCTGCGTGCGCTGCAGGAGCGCAAGGTGCGCCCAGTGGGCGGAACGAAGGAGCTCGACTTCGACACGCGGATCGTCGCCGCGACCAATCGCGACATCGAGACCGAGGTGAAGCAGGGCCGTTTCCGTGAAGATCTTTACTACCGGATCAACGTGATTCGCCTACGTCCGCCGCCACTGAGAACACGAGGCAACGACATCCTCCTGTTGGCGGAGCACGTCCTTAGACGTGTCGCTGATCGCAGCGGTCGCCAGGTCACGGGGTTTGCGCCTGCCGTTGCGGCGCGCTTCCTCGAGTATGACTGGCCGGGCAACGTGCGTGAGCTGGAGAACGTGGTCGAACGCGCGGTGGCGATGGCTCGCTTCGACAAGATCACCGTCGAGGACCTACCGGAGAAGATCAAGACGTTCCGCTCGGATCAGGTCGTCATGGGTGGCGAGAACCCGGAGCAAATGCTCACCCTGGACGCGCTGGAGGAACGCTACATCCGCCGTGTGCTGAAGGCGGTCCAAGGCAACAAGACGCAGGCAGCGAAGATTCTCGGCCTCGATCGCCGGACGCTCTATCGCAAGCTGGATCGCTACGAAGCTCGCGACAAGGCTGCGAAGAGCGCGGAGTCAACCCAAGCATAG
- a CDS encoding Crp/Fnr family transcriptional regulator translates to MSQSKNNELVKARLERSLALKSFPPLAELDERVLMALAGHAELRRLNAGEYLQGEAPGPRALRLVVSGSLADRQGGVRYRKHQLVGGPQALAFGEHLGGALVAESDAVLLEFEDRVLEALFEDEFSALEAMLRGLARVLRKQNGAHQPISNSVGDGGMGLIERVQLLHACPGLGSLGLDILADLGLEGELLQLRSGQAWQPQTGSYAALLAGELKLHSSGKARAPSLVGWLDALAEATNRPRWVAAELSTLMVFDIERLWDRLEDHPEQGVELVRSLSRLLA, encoded by the coding sequence ATGTCGCAGAGTAAAAACAACGAACTAGTGAAGGCTCGTCTCGAGCGGAGCCTGGCGCTGAAGTCCTTTCCGCCCCTGGCCGAGCTCGACGAACGCGTCTTGATGGCGCTCGCTGGCCACGCCGAGCTTCGCCGCCTCAACGCGGGCGAGTACCTTCAGGGCGAGGCTCCAGGGCCTCGCGCGCTGCGTCTGGTGGTCTCTGGGAGCCTGGCCGACCGACAGGGGGGGGTCCGTTATCGAAAGCATCAACTCGTGGGTGGCCCTCAAGCGCTTGCGTTTGGGGAGCATCTCGGAGGCGCACTCGTTGCGGAGTCGGATGCGGTCCTGCTCGAGTTCGAAGATCGGGTGCTGGAAGCGCTGTTCGAGGACGAGTTCAGCGCCCTGGAGGCCATGCTCCGCGGGCTAGCGAGAGTACTGCGCAAGCAGAACGGCGCACACCAGCCGATCTCGAACTCGGTAGGAGATGGCGGAATGGGCCTCATCGAGCGCGTACAGCTACTCCACGCCTGTCCCGGGTTGGGGTCCCTGGGACTCGATATCCTCGCGGATCTCGGACTCGAGGGCGAGCTCTTGCAGCTCCGGTCGGGGCAAGCGTGGCAACCTCAGACGGGAAGCTACGCGGCGCTCCTGGCTGGAGAGTTGAAGCTGCACAGCTCCGGCAAGGCACGCGCACCGAGCCTCGTCGGGTGGCTGGATGCGCTGGCAGAAGCCACGAATCGCCCACGCTGGGTGGCTGCGGAACTCAGCACGCTGATGGTCTTCGACATAGAACGCCTGTGGGACCGGCTCGAGGATCATCCAGAGCAAGGTGTCGAGCTGGTGCGTTCTCTGTCGCGTCTGTTGGCCTGA
- a CDS encoding universal stress protein, translating to MTQPIRTALVAIDLKELMPRVLSEGLRAAQRYGLAAHLVHVARGHMDGVILDLPEGSQSLNREEAVSRVRSVVEGEIERLRGAWPSEESIPPCALHVMVGEPTEVIRELEADLEAELVVVGTHGRKGLSRLLLGSVAEHVIRACSVPVLVVHNAPDVPKIEPACPDCLSIRQASGFQKLWCANHQRHDRPHAYHFVGRNVRQHPNHPLVFPMGAQR from the coding sequence ATGACCCAACCAATTCGCACGGCGCTGGTCGCCATTGATCTCAAAGAACTGATGCCCAGAGTGCTGTCCGAAGGGCTGCGCGCCGCGCAGCGTTACGGTTTGGCAGCGCACCTGGTCCACGTCGCTCGCGGGCACATGGATGGGGTGATTCTCGATCTCCCCGAAGGCTCGCAGTCCCTAAATCGGGAAGAAGCCGTCAGCCGGGTACGCTCGGTGGTCGAGGGGGAGATCGAACGGCTACGAGGGGCCTGGCCGAGTGAGGAGTCGATACCTCCGTGTGCTCTGCACGTGATGGTGGGTGAGCCCACGGAGGTGATCCGGGAGCTCGAGGCAGACCTGGAGGCGGAGCTCGTCGTCGTGGGTACCCACGGGCGTAAAGGGCTCTCTCGCCTACTGCTCGGCTCCGTCGCGGAGCACGTGATACGTGCGTGCAGCGTTCCCGTGCTCGTCGTGCACAATGCTCCCGATGTCCCGAAGATCGAGCCGGCTTGTCCGGATTGCCTGAGCATTCGCCAAGCGTCCGGGTTTCAGAAGCTGTGGTGTGCAAACCATCAGCGCCATGATCGACCTCACGCCTATCACTTCGTCGGGCGCAACGTACGGCAACATCCGAATCACCCGCTCGTCTTTCCCATGGGGGCGCAGCGATGA